Proteins co-encoded in one Brassica oleracea var. oleracea cultivar TO1000 chromosome C4, BOL, whole genome shotgun sequence genomic window:
- the LOC106337268 gene encoding DNA-directed RNA polymerases IV and V subunit 5B, whose product MEGKGKELAVGSGLSKSLDESRVDSHSYYLARRTTMEMLRDRGYDISNEDINLTLQEFRALYGDRPNVDRLRISAQHCSDSSKKIAVVFCGSGIVKVSAIRDIAADVLGRENLTGLILVLQSDITNQALKAVELFSFKVELFQLTELLVNITKHVLRPKHHVLNEQEKESLFKKFSIQEQQLPKLLKKDPTAKYYGLEKGQVVEVTYKGEGSESDHVSYRCAW is encoded by the exons ATGGAGGGGAAAGGTAAGGAGTTAGCGGTTGGCTCTGGTCTGAGCAAGTCCCTTGATGAATCACGTGTGGACAGTCACAGCTATTACCTGGCGCGTCGAACCACCATGGAGATGCTCCGAGACAGAGGATACGATATCTCAAATGAAGACATTAACCTCACTTTACAGGAGTTTCGAGCGCTCTACGGCGACCGGCCCAACGTAGATAGACTCCGTATCTCAGCACAACATTGTTCTGATTCTTCAAAAAAG ATAGCTGTTGTGTTTTGCGGAAGTGGTATAGTTAAAGTCAGTGCGATACGCGACATCGCAGCCGATGTACTTGGTCGAGAAAATTTAACCGGACTGATATTGGTTCTCCAAAGTGATATAACAAATCAAGCTCTAAAAGCCGTTGAACTTTTCTCTTTTAAAGTCGAGTTATTCCAG TTAACCGAACTGTTGGTTAACATAACCAAACATGTCTTGAGGCCAAAACATCATGTTCTGAATGAGCAAGAGAAGGAATCACTCTTCAAGAAGTTCAGTATTCAGGAGCAACAA CTTCCAAAGTTATTGAAGAAAGACCCGACAGCGAAATACTACGGACTAGAGAAAGGGCAAGTCGTGGAGGTCACATACAAGGGCGAGGGCAGTGAATCTGATCATGTTTCATACCGATGCGCTTGGTAA